One Candidatus Culexarchaeum yellowstonense genomic region harbors:
- a CDS encoding molybdopterin biosynthesis protein, which translates to MNIRKIFHKLLSIEEAIKIVEDNITLKPLGFEEVNLTEAYGRVLAEDVIANIDLPPFDRATMDGYAVKAEETYGAYEDNPVKFRVIGKIEPGEEPKIELNSGEAIEVSTGAPIPIGANAVVMVEYTRRVGDNVFVYKPVGVGENIAQAGSDLMLGETIMRTGEIIGVREIGVLAALGRIKVKVYRKPKVAIISTGNELTKPGTMLSPYKIYDVNTYSISSSVIEDGGIPIIIGVVEDDENEIKSRIMEAMGESDLILISGGTSAGIGDLVYRVLDGIGSPGILVHGLKTKPGKPTIIAIVNGKLIIGLPGWPVSALMIYNLIVKPIIAKLTGRGKPEEWEVKVKIARRVKCERGRANLIPISIITNDESRYIGYPLIEHSGAIATLKRADGYIVTKDSTEYVEEGEEYNAKLFSKEIKIPDATIIGSHCPALEEIVKNLERKGYRIKLIPSGSTDGLIAVMNGEADMAGIHILDDKTMKYNTPILEEMKVKNAVLVRGYRRLQGLIVAKGNPKRVNGVEDLLRGDVRMINRNRGSGTRILLDYLLNTIAEKRMESFEDIKRRIRGYNIEAKTHSSVAIAIKYSRANVGMGIKTVAIQYDLDFIPLKDEEYDFIISKGSLSKRVIKEFINILKSEEFKSLLKSMGMEAQENIGEVIWEG; encoded by the coding sequence AAGCAATTAAAATCGTAGAGGACAACATAACCTTAAAACCATTGGGCTTTGAAGAAGTTAATTTAACCGAAGCATATGGGAGAGTGTTGGCTGAAGACGTAATTGCAAACATCGATCTACCACCATTCGATAGGGCAACCATGGATGGATATGCCGTGAAAGCCGAGGAAACTTATGGTGCTTATGAAGATAATCCAGTGAAATTTAGGGTTATAGGTAAAATTGAACCTGGAGAAGAACCGAAAATTGAATTGAATAGTGGTGAAGCCATAGAAGTATCCACTGGAGCACCAATACCAATAGGTGCAAACGCTGTGGTAATGGTTGAATATACACGTAGAGTTGGGGACAATGTATTCGTATATAAACCTGTAGGTGTTGGGGAGAATATTGCTCAAGCAGGCTCAGATTTAATGCTTGGAGAAACCATAATGAGGACTGGTGAAATAATTGGTGTGAGGGAGATTGGGGTTTTAGCAGCCCTCGGAAGAATTAAAGTTAAAGTTTATAGGAAGCCAAAGGTGGCAATAATATCCACTGGAAATGAATTAACAAAACCGGGGACAATGCTTTCTCCATACAAGATCTACGACGTAAATACGTATAGCATATCCAGCTCAGTAATAGAGGATGGCGGAATACCAATAATCATTGGAGTAGTGGAAGATGATGAAAATGAAATAAAGAGTAGGATTATGGAAGCTATGGGGGAATCAGACTTAATACTAATTTCTGGGGGGACATCAGCTGGAATTGGAGATTTAGTGTATAGAGTCTTGGATGGGATAGGTAGTCCAGGGATACTGGTTCATGGGTTAAAGACAAAGCCTGGGAAACCAACAATTATAGCCATAGTAAATGGAAAGCTCATCATAGGTTTACCAGGATGGCCTGTCTCAGCATTAATGATATACAATTTAATAGTGAAACCCATAATTGCTAAACTAACTGGGAGGGGGAAGCCAGAGGAATGGGAGGTTAAAGTGAAAATTGCAAGAAGAGTTAAATGCGAGAGGGGGAGAGCAAACCTAATACCAATAAGCATAATAACAAACGATGAAAGCAGATACATTGGATATCCATTAATAGAGCATAGTGGAGCCATAGCCACATTAAAGAGGGCTGACGGATACATAGTCACAAAGGATTCAACGGAATATGTGGAGGAGGGGGAGGAATACAATGCAAAACTATTCTCGAAGGAAATTAAAATTCCAGATGCAACTATAATTGGAAGCCACTGCCCAGCACTAGAAGAAATAGTTAAAAATCTTGAGAGAAAGGGGTATAGGATTAAGCTAATACCATCAGGATCCACGGACGGCTTAATAGCAGTAATGAATGGTGAAGCAGACATGGCTGGAATACACATATTGGATGATAAAACCATGAAGTACAACACCCCAATATTGGAAGAAATGAAGGTGAAGAATGCAGTACTGGTTAGGGGGTATAGGAGATTACAAGGATTAATAGTGGCTAAAGGCAACCCCAAAAGAGTAAATGGAGTGGAGGATCTACTTAGAGGGGATGTGAGAATGATAAATAGGAATAGGGGTTCAGGGACAAGGATACTCCTAGACTATCTATTAAACACAATTGCAGAGAAGAGGATGGAATCCTTCGAGGATATTAAGAGGAGGATAAGAGGGTATAATATTGAAGCTAAAACACACTCCTCAGTGGCAATAGCCATAAAATATTCCAGAGCAAATGTAGGCATGGGAATAAAAACAGTTGCGATACAATACGACTTAGACTTCATACCATTAAAAGATGAAGAATACGATTTCATAATAAGTAAAGGGAGTTTGAGTAAAAGGGTTATAAAGGAATTCATAAACATATTGAAGAGTGAAGAATTTAAGAGTTTATTAAAATCAATGGGTATGGAAGCTCAGGAAAATATTGGCGAAGTGATCTGGGAGGGATGA
- the lysA gene encoding diaminopimelate decarboxylase, translating into MNVKSDIFLDYIGKLKGRGVDLNYLAEKYGTPLYFIDGDVVKHNYEILRNAISGVYDKLLICYAYKANTCIALLKLLNSLGAGAEVVSGGELYAAKLAGVPMDRVVFDGVSKSPGELSYAVFEGVLLINIENMDELYWIDKFAGDFNIKVSVGVRVNFDISAKTHSHISTGARIHRFGLSAENAFKAYNLASKLSHIHVSGIHVHIGSQITDIQPYNMAVDKILSFCAELKKTLGLELEIIDLGGGFGVPYSIEDPTFPLNDYCKVIERLKNASREIFTSKPLLIIEPGRFIVGNAGILLTRVNYVKENYGVKWVLVDAGMNDLIRPALYGAHHPIYNLSSNEDVEVYNVGGPVCESSDVFGFDVKLNRVRQGDLLAIMNAGAYGFSMSSNYNSRPKPAVVMYCDGEVKLVRRRESYADIFSHEVF; encoded by the coding sequence ATGAATGTTAAAAGCGATATATTCTTAGACTATATTGGAAAGCTGAAAGGTAGGGGGGTTGACTTAAACTATCTGGCTGAGAAGTATGGTACGCCATTATATTTCATTGATGGCGATGTTGTTAAGCACAATTATGAGATTTTGAGAAATGCCATAAGTGGAGTTTACGATAAACTTCTAATATGCTACGCATATAAGGCGAACACTTGTATAGCTTTACTGAAACTTTTAAATTCCCTTGGAGCTGGAGCTGAGGTTGTATCTGGGGGTGAGCTTTATGCTGCTAAGCTTGCTGGGGTCCCAATGGATAGGGTTGTGTTTGATGGTGTATCTAAATCTCCAGGTGAACTCTCTTATGCGGTTTTTGAAGGTGTGTTGCTCATAAATATTGAGAATATGGATGAATTGTATTGGATAGATAAGTTTGCAGGAGACTTTAACATTAAGGTTTCTGTGGGTGTTAGGGTGAATTTTGATATATCAGCAAAGACCCATAGCCATATTAGCACTGGTGCTAGGATTCATAGGTTTGGTTTAAGTGCTGAGAATGCATTTAAAGCTTACAATTTGGCTTCGAAACTAAGCCATATTCATGTTTCTGGTATACATGTGCATATAGGTTCCCAGATAACTGACATCCAACCATACAATATGGCTGTGGATAAAATATTATCATTTTGTGCTGAACTTAAGAAAACCCTTGGATTGGAATTGGAGATTATAGATTTAGGTGGAGGATTCGGAGTACCATACTCAATTGAAGACCCAACATTCCCATTGAATGATTACTGTAAGGTCATTGAAAGGTTGAAGAATGCCTCTAGGGAAATTTTCACATCAAAACCCCTACTGATAATTGAGCCTGGAAGATTCATAGTTGGAAATGCTGGCATACTCCTAACTAGGGTTAATTATGTTAAGGAGAATTATGGTGTCAAGTGGGTTTTGGTGGATGCTGGCATGAATGATCTAATTAGACCAGCGCTGTATGGTGCTCACCATCCAATATACAATTTATCATCCAATGAGGATGTTGAAGTCTACAATGTTGGTGGACCTGTATGTGAGAGTTCCGATGTATTCGGATTCGATGTTAAACTTAATAGGGTTAGGCAGGGGGATTTATTGGCTATCATGAATGCTGGTGCATATGGATTTTCCATGTCAAGCAATTATAATAGTAGACCTAAACCTGCGGTGGTCATGTATTGTGATGGGGAGGTTAAATTGGTTAGGAGGAGGGAAAGCTATGCAGACATATTCTCACATGAAGTTTTTTAG
- a CDS encoding metallophosphoesterase yields the protein MRIIAITDVHGRLNQALKMAETVKREGVKAILLAGDLSRYKSIEEAYEILRALTSVEVKVFYVPGNMDDPKICEEVNVENAICIHERTVEFEGYVIAGMGGALKGPFNTPFELSEEQILEILKKLMDKIESGKRAILVTHNPPYNTKVDELGFGEHVGSRSLRMIVERYKPILNVCGHIHEARGMDDVYGTMVVNPGPLMYGYYSIIDIGEEVKVNLMKMP from the coding sequence ATGAGGATTATAGCCATAACGGATGTTCATGGAAGGTTAAACCAAGCATTAAAGATGGCTGAAACTGTTAAGAGGGAGGGGGTAAAAGCAATACTATTAGCTGGAGACCTTTCAAGATATAAGTCCATTGAAGAAGCATATGAAATCCTAAGAGCATTAACCAGCGTTGAAGTAAAGGTATTCTATGTACCTGGAAACATGGATGACCCAAAAATATGTGAAGAGGTGAATGTTGAAAATGCTATTTGCATACATGAAAGGACTGTGGAATTTGAGGGGTACGTGATTGCAGGTATGGGAGGAGCATTAAAAGGCCCATTCAACACACCATTCGAATTAAGTGAAGAACAAATCCTTGAAATACTGAAGAAATTAATGGATAAAATTGAGAGTGGAAAGAGAGCTATACTAGTAACACATAATCCACCATACAACACTAAAGTTGATGAATTGGGTTTTGGAGAACATGTGGGTAGTAGGAGTTTGAGGATGATCGTTGAGAGATATAAACCAATACTGAATGTATGTGGACATATACATGAAGCTAGAGGTATGGATGATGTTTATGGGACAATGGTGGTGAATCCAGGACCATTAATGTATGGCTACTATTCAATCATCGACATTGGGGAAGAGGTTAAAGTAAACTTGATGAAAATGCCCTAA